In the Neodiprion virginianus isolate iyNeoVirg1 chromosome 2, iyNeoVirg1.1, whole genome shotgun sequence genome, GATTTTGTTCACTTCCTTGAATTGAAGCACATGCTGGAAAGTGCTATGTAATActattgatgtataataatatagtatGTCCTATTTCCAATCAATATGGGTGCATATACCGACTCGATATTTTCTTTGAACATACGGCAGGGGACAAGAGTCGTAATTGTCGTATAATGCAATAGAATAAAATAGTAGCTCACAAAACAATGAATTTCAGTTTCCATTTTTACCTTAATATCGAGAATGATATGTCTAAAACAGCAAACATTCACTTTCGTTGAAACAGCATTCAAGAAATTAATAGGTATTATTGTCACTTTCGCATTATCTTTCGATTTTCGCTTCTTACTGAAATTCTataatgagatttttttaatattctccATTTTCACACTTTTATAGAAATTATGTCACATTTTAAGTTTATACACTCGAATGTACACAATAGGACATGCGATATGTTGTGAGATTGTAGGAGAATGATTGCgacttaaaatatttataatgcTAATAGTTTTTCCTATGATAGCtatattattttcagcgaTTGTAAGTTTCTATTGACAAATGCAAACCTTGAATTATTTTGGATGGCTCACTTAGTTGGAACTAAGTGCAAATAGCCTTTCCTCTGTGATTTGACATTCAAGGtttgaatttgttcaaagGAATTTCGATGTGCGTAGCATTACTATTTCTTTCTAGACTTATTACCTGTATTTTGTAgtgatatgaaaatttaagcctttttttgtttcgtctatttttattacgtatttaaattaatttattatctaTAATCTTTCTGTCCATGCCAGAGGCTCGTAAGATTTGATTGCACACATACGCAATGTAGGAAACTTTAATATTAGACCAGTGCgaatgaataacaataataataatcatttattgATTTCAACCAAACTATACAATACATGTAAATGAACTAAAGAATCCATCCTTTGAGCCttcatatttataatttaacttATGCTCATTTTGCAcagcttttttctttttgaacgaatatacatatatattctataCATGTACCTCTATGATGTGGCGGAATGCGTTGCTTTGCGTAACTTACGGTAATTTAAGTAGTAAtttaacaaaaagaaaatttaaaaagtctttttaaatattatgaaGTAGTAACCCAGTTCCTAAATTTGGTTACAGGCATTAAGATGAATATAGTTTATCGTAACGAAGTAATAAACATTTCCTATTAGCAGAATTTAACTTATCTTTCCCATCaatgtatttctttattttcggCAAATATGATTTCAACAGATTACACATCATATGAATGTACAAGggtatgaatatttttttcttagatATGAACTTGAGCGTTTGAacttgtaatatttcaatcaataattTCTACAATTATATGAAACACATACTCGAcgtgtttttcgaaaaatgtgaaagaaCTACTTAATTAAGTAATCTAAGGTGAAAAACAGTCAGAGCATAACAATATGACTGCATTATTATTAGCAATCATTTCGTTGCTTTGCGactgtaaataatatttagatagaaaacgcaaaaataaaaaaaacaaaaagaaaaacttctGAACAAAACTTAATCTAGATCACTTGATGAAATTCGCCATCACACAAATAGTTGTATTAGATTACCTACCTGACTATTGattgaaatgtaattttcgGATATTCGTTTCGAATagtattattttgatttttccgtttcatttgaaacgaaaattgaaaaatgaggtTCTCTTGACACAAGGCAAGCATGAAATGAACGAAGCTAACATCGAAAGATGTCTGGTCGATGTGTCTGTACATAATCATACATATGCTGAACTTACACAATTCTGTACTCGATAATAACGTCTGAAAAATGAACTTTAATTCTTACTATTCCcatgtgtacatgtatgtgtgcATAACTATTGCTGATCGTGCTTAATGTTAACGTTTCAAAGTCTGTTATATGCTACAGATATATTAGCGCATCTAGGTAGCCATCTTTactttatatataaattatttacgatttttgtatcattcacaatttttctaatcctTTATTCCAGTGGAGGAAAACATTAAAGAGAATGCAAGagaaattgaaggaaaagaGACGTAAAGAGAACAAAACGGAAATCTATTTTAGAGTTTCATGTTCAATCAAAGTGGGCAATAACTGCTCCAGAAAATCGTTATACAGCATTGTTCTCATGCTttgtgatatatttttttataggaaaaattttaggcTTTGAAATGTTGCATTTCATAAAACCGTAGTCCCAGCatctaataaataattagaatATAAACATATTATATGCTCCATGGCGACTACTATGTCATAATAAAAAGGTTATTCAGAGGTTTGGAACTTTTTAACTGACTCATTTTATCAAAACTTGGTGGGCACCAATGCTTGATCAAATCGATACAACTgtttcggtataattttctttcaagaaATTAGTGCTCATCAAACTTTGATGGAACAGAAAGCTGCAAACTTTTATCGAAATCTTATAAACATATATAgctacgattatttttcataatacaGCAATAcaagtataattataaacaataaGTCATATACCTACATTGCAGTTGTATCgtgaagcgaaaaaaaaaattacgaaaaataaattaataaatttgcACGTTTAGTATAATGAATCTGAATATGGTGTTGAAGAATAGATCAACAAACAACCAAGAGATTAATTAACACGTTGAACGTCCCCGTCTGGCGAAAGAAAGcattaatttcttgaaatctATACTGTACTCAAATGTCTAATTACCACTTTTCGTTAAAAAGTCTATGTTTTGAATACACTGATTCATGAATGGTTTATGATTGGTATTGAAATTGCAGTGGGGTTGAGTTAGATGTATTTCTTTCCAAATTAtcattctcaaaaatttaagCCATAGGTGGGTTTTACAGAGATATTTTACTAATGAATGATTTACCAATTTACTACGAAtgttttgaacaattttcatttatgaataattgtacAGACAAGCGTACATatgttatatatgtattatattctGACCTTTAATACGTTAACTGAGACCTATTTACAATCAACCTTATTGCAGCAATACGACATTGTGTAGGTCcattctgaaacaaaaaaattcattatttatcttATATTGAATATGCAAGGTGTAGAAAGGCTATAGCTACAGCAAATGTTTCATTGTAATGATTATTACcattgaattataaattaatttacgatgattatatttaaataattattatcaggTAAATTAATTACCAGAAATAATGATGCttacataaaagaaaaaaaaatcatgaaaatggAATCAAAtgtgttcttatttttttccatgcaCTTAATAAAACttcattataatatgtatttacTTCTGATTGGTTGTAATCAcgcgaaacaaagaaataaaaacggtGTTTTCTCTCTATGATGTGAAACGTGCTTGCCTGCCAAACTTGTAGAGGCTGTCTGTACTGTCTTTGCAAATATATTAAGATCGGCTTCAAGATTGGATACCAGTGTATGAACAAAGTTTGAATTGTTgtaggaaaaatatttccaaaatctCAATTTTTGTACAACATTTAAAAGTATCGTTTCGCAAATTATTAAATCTTCAAACCATGTAATTTAATCAAAAGATCACACATCATTATGGAGgcaatgaatttcaaaccaGAAGGCTCTGTAATATCCATACATCCGCTAATCATTACAAAAAAAGACTCTAATCGAGTTCCAAAGATATCGGAGAGAATTTATCGGCCTGGAGTACTGGAAGGTAACTGGTTCGAAGACTCTGTACCAGTGACACCGGTGGCAAAGGACCAATGGGCTAGTTTATATGAAACTAGTTACCGACCATACAAAACCGAACTATTGACAAGACCCAAGTTTGAGGCATGGAAGCAAAGAATATCAACTCAGGTATTTGACAGAAAAGTATTATAATTAGTTTGGAGTATTTATTACTAATAATGAAaagttattgttaataattacccagatatttttacttttcatcacaAGTTACTTTTACTACTAATCATTTGCAATATTGACATTCATACTGTTTGAAATAAGGGAATTGGAGCTAGACTGTTGATCGACCACCACGGAACAAAGTATCATAATAATTGGACAACGACTAATGATCTgagtttcaaaatattaccACAAGGACAGGATAGGCCTTTGCGTAGAACATTTAGTGCACGGTAAATATAGCATAatagattttcaataaaaatatagaatcaTTTATTCATAACATAGATGCAAAGAATGGCTACCTGCTCAAGACTATGCTAAAGTCTATGGTAATATGACAAAATATGGGTTGGCTGAATTCATGAGACATAAATGGTTTATTGAAAGTAAGCCGACACGCCCTTGGCGCActaattatcaagatgattttCCTAATTATGAGAATGCATCATCTGTTCGGTAACTAGATTTTTTGTGGCAGTGCTTTTGCTATTTAACACTAGCATATAGATGACTTAAAAACttgttaataattttgtaaagtTTTCTCAAGCCGAAAGCATCTTTGAATGAGCCGGACTTGAGACATTTAGGCTTCGATCTATCAGCTCCCCATCAATCCTGTCCAATAGCGTTCAAGATCGAGAGTTCACTGCCATACCTTCAGAATGTGTTGATTGAAGAAAAGGCAGTAGCCCAATGCTAGAGATTTGATTTGCAATTGATACCTCACTTCACTTGTtaaaaaagacaagaaaaacGAATATTACAAACAGATATTACTCTGtgtaatatatttgaatattatacaaacaTGTGTATCTTTGCTTatgtacgtttttttttttataaagtaatttgatgattttatAGTATTCTGATTTGTTCAATACGATTTTAAGTTCAAGTTGGGTAAAATGTCTTGGTGTTGGAACgcatatgaataaaattttaaattttcacattacATAGAGTAGCATAGTCAAGCTGTGAGTTTGTGTTACCCTGTTCCTGAATGAATACGAGGATGCATAAACTCaacaagatgaaaaaaaaattgccatgGAACACAATCTATTTATCCAACCATATGTAATACCAGTTATAATGGAAGGGTGTcaagaagaaatgaaaatgatgttggagtgaattaaaatatcaccatcaatttattttttacttgaaattattaaGTATTAGGGTggtaatcaaaaaaaaattgtattaataTACTTATCATGCTCTATAGAATTTTGATACAAACTTGCATGGTGAAATGAGAAGTAAATGGTTTGTTCAAAGTGTAAATAGTCCTAGCTGGCAAACAACATACCAGATTCAATTTCCGATTCGAGATACAGGAGTTTCTGACAAAATTAACATAGAACTTgtgtatttattgttatttctaaaCGGTTGACTTTTTAACAGTAAATCACCAGCTCCGTAATGCTTAGAACAAGTTTTTCGTCATATAGGAATGAAACGATCCAATATGTGAAAGTGCAGAAGCTTtgtaagaagaaaagaaagtgGTTATTCAAAAACGATGAGTGACCCTCAGAAATCAAatcattgtttaaaaaaaaaagtggaaaattGAAACCATTCTATTGTTTTATTCACTTTTATATTGAATGCATTCAACGGGTTTAACAAAAAGCATTTTTCGTTTAACAAATACACCATAGGTAAAGTGTTCTGTACAAAATCATGATTAAATTACGTAttgatgtatgtatgtatgtaatacagatccattttataaaatatatgaaatattgACGAAACTCTACCATTCGAATTTTTCAGATAGCACAGTACAAATTTACTTCACTGAGTTCACTTACTATAGGTGctaactgaaaaattttatttcacttacATTGGCAAAAAAGgtgtatgtaatatgtatagtATGTGAACAAAATTTGTTTACCGCAGTCTTATTGGTTTACAGTTCATTAAATTAACTATTTGGAAGCTCTGTGATAGTGACtgttgaaaatagaaatagagAATAGTATATTGGTACTGGCAGTACTATTTTAATTGCAATTCTGTTGTTGATAATGAtattaaaacgaaaaaacatgGAAAAACCATTACCCATAGGCAAATATTAATCGCAATTACACAATGAATTCTTACACATCTTGATTACCAGCAAATAAGGTGTTTGAGCAATATTACTGAAAATTATGTGCAATTTTGTACCAAGATAATTGGTGGTCTTTACGAAATAATGATTATACTACTAAGTAATTATAtcacaagttgaaaaatataacacAAATGCGACTTGAACAAATTCTTAACACAGCATAGTGTAACGCTTTTATACCTtagattacattttttttttccagaatttgTAAGCTTACTAAAtatcaaaaagtttttttacaaattagTTTTCGTGACGAGCATTGCAAAAATCAAtaggtataatttttaatatcaaaaGTCCCGTAagagttgtaaaattcaaagTCTTATGTGTATACCAATGTGTAGATGAAACAGCATTCTCCTGTTTCGCTAAGAGCTTCGtcattgattgaaattgagacACTTTtcataaatgtgaaaaaaaattgaatcaattcaACAACACTAAAGTCAAGTATACTATTACTAATAGCAACCAAACAATCACATTCAAGAAAGTGAATCTGTGACCTAAaagttaatttaaaaaaaaacgaaacaatgTAACTAGTCACTTCATACTAATTGTAATTAGAGATGAAAACTAttggaacttttttttgtaattcacTGAGATACTGAAATCTGTTCTGATGCTTCTACTTCGTTTAGGTAGTCTGAGAAATGAGTTTCTACCAGCCTGTTTCAGTGTTGACCAATGTCAGCAAATCGCAATGACTGACGAACAGTTAAAATATATAAAGTGAGAGTTGTAGGAAAAGAGACAAGTTTATCTATCAAAAATCCccaattattttgttgaattgaaCATTTCTGCACATgctaaaaaaaacaaattaattataGTCCAATTTAGAGcctattttcaataatgctAAGCAATGTTAACGTAGAAGTGTAGTGCACAAGACTAccatattaaatattaaagAACCGCATAGTAAGGCAGGTAGCCAGACTGGACTAGTTAGAACAGTCGTGTGAATAGTTTGCATCGGTACATCTTGGATATGGTTAtgattattactattattattgttgttgttatgaTTTCCATTTGCCACAGAAggatgattttgaaaaagattactggtatgaaaattttgagacgGGCCACTGTTCTGAATTAAGTTTGTATCTTGCGGTATTTTTGGAAACTGAGAAAAGACAGGACTATCAGgtctttgaaataaaaatgcagaATCTTGACGGCAGCAGGACGTGATTGAATTGATGCTGTTATGCCTCGACATGTGGCAACACTGCGTCATATCTGAGACAGCAGAATAACGATCTAAATCATTGTATATAGAAGGTTCTCTGGATGGGACAAAATTTGAGCCTGTCGAACCAAATCCAGAACTTTGACTAGACGACCTAGATAGTGTTGCGGCATTCATACCCGCCTGCCAATAACCACCGGCTACCCAAGACGTTTGTGTAACGGATTTAAGTTTTGGGGGACttaggaaaaattttctgtttgGTGATCTGTTCATTTTACTAAATAAATCGGGACTTGGACTATCATAGACtttagtttgaaatattttcggagtTTTAGATAATTGTTTGCGATCACTATTACTCAATGAGAGAGAACTCAATGTGCTTAGGCTTTCGTTGAGAGAATTTTTGTCGTCCAGAGATTTAATTGAAGAACCATTCAAATTTGATGTACTTGAATACTGCTGCGCACGATAAATTTTACTGGATGATGTTTTTCCTATGGAGTCGTGTCGGAACGTcctgcaaaaatttaatgtcaAAAGTTTTTACTCCGAAGGTAACAACCCGTAAAATGTAATATCATTTCAAGTGTAGTAATTCTAAAAGCATATTCCATTAAATATGACTAGAAACACAACGTACGCTGAGTCTTGCATAAATATAGTTGGCTTGATGGGCATTGGCGTTTCAACAGACACAGGTGTCatcaataaatttgtaatattaaCAGGTGATCGGCACTGTTTAATAtctacattttcatttttaatacatttttcttcgaCAAATGGTGTCATCCTTGCAGCAGTTGTTCCGACACATTCTGGTTGGATCTTTTTACTGTTAGGTGATTCTAGTTTCTTCAAAGCAACATTCGATTTCACTGGAACAGTGAACGAACTAGATCTCAAATTCATGAAACCAATTATCACAGTTAATCCCATTATCTGTAAATTTAAATGACTGATTTTTGGTCGATCTCAAAAACTCTAACGTCTTCTGTTTCAAGAAGATTTTTTAGGATCACATCACAATACGCTGAGAAAATATACTgtatttacataaaaataagGCAAAGCCATATGTATGTTTTAGCTTTCAGAATATGGCTACATCTTCAATACATTGCAAAATATGAAGTgttaaagtttgttttttcaaataatgatTATTTAGCACAGTAAATCATACAACTAATTGTAATTCGTTAGTTAATTAgaagtagaaaattatcagGACATGAAAAATAACTGAATCAGTTCAAACAGAAGGTTATTTTACATATACTATGCAAGATATAATGAAATCAAAGATCAACTTACCACATGAAATTGCGTGATATATTCTAcagtaaaatattcattttttaaatgaattttcaacagttttaGTTCTGAAAAGGGCattaaaatgataataaaaatccaaaaaaatgcTATCAGCGtatccaagttttttttattggcaGGAGTTGTAATGCAAGCACCCAACTGCAGCAACAGTCCTGCAATTGGAAGCGGCCAAAAGGTGGCGTCAAATAACATTGCTGAATTCAATATTGTTAAAAGAATTCGGAATACACGTTCCCATTTTCTTGCATTCTGGAAAGTGGTGAAATATGTGAATTAATGAATATCAATCGATAAACACTTCAATACACAGAAATCAATGTTTTCTTACATTGATGATATGCTGAATAGGtttattcttgaaaaatgCCATCTTATATTGTAAAAGCCACAATGCCTGTTTACTTAGAACACCTTCAACAACTTTGGAACACTTTTGGCATAACTTGTACTTTTCCTCCAATTTATGTTTCAATACCGCAAGTTCATGGTCGTATTTTTTATTGGAAGAAGGTTCGAAATTAGCTAGATGTAACATTTTAATCTCTTCATTTCTGTTACATCTTGAACAAAGACTACTTTTTTTTGAAGATTCCTTCTGAGTAGACAACTCGCAATATCTTACTGAGTTCTTCGTCAGACCTTTGTGTTGTTCAGGTATATCGTAATTGTAGTCACCATTCTGCAAATGAGATGCAGAGCAATATTTCAATGAGGTATAGGAAAAAGTTCCATATAACACAAACTGCAAGTGCAAGttgcaaaaattcaatttaaactTCATACAAAATAAATTGCTAAATAAAGAGATATCAACATTTCAGACACGCGCATGATTTTACCTCTGTAAATCCATTGTGCTGCTCACAAAATGGACATAGCCACCAATCTCTCTGTTGCctacaaattttcgaatcattGTTGCAAAACCAGCAGTTTACTTTAACAGGCCACCTATTTctgaaatgatgaaaaacataaataaatgaatttcaattattgtcACAAGGGGTTTCATATCACCTATTACTAGGTATTAAGACAAATTAAACCAGACTCACTTCAACTTTTGAATGACGGTGAGGCAAGTGATAATCAGTGTAAAAAAGACGCCAGCAAAAGACGTAAGTACAAAATAATCAtctaaatacatttttatttcatgtattcaataccgtttttttttttaattttttttttatttattcttgcaGACTCCCTGGGTTCAATGTCGCAAGCTCGAAATTCAATGCAGTTGTtgagttagaaaaaaaaaactgaaaacctCTGTATACGATTAGACGAGTAAAATCGGTGCTAAGTATATCCCATATCTCCCGCCAAGAAGCTATCGCGTAACGTATCTCGCGATTTGGTGGCAGCTACAGACGCTATTTATATACACCCATAGAACACATGGAATGAATTTTAGACACCTGAAATATGCGGAATCTAATTCTTCAACAAAAACTTAGCTTCATCATATAGTTTAGAGTGTGATGTTTAACTTGAATTGATCAAAGAATTTTCTGTTCGCGGAAATATAAGTCTTATGGCGGACACGTCTTACGTTATATGGTTCACGCATTCTTTTCACTAATGGCTTTATAACCTATCATGTAGCACTTGTTAATCATTGATATTGGTGATAGTTTACTGATTTTCATTCgtcgaaattttcttccaacaaTTTGTTTGAACTTCGAAGATCAGTAGAATACACAGTTACATTTTTACTTTCGCGTTAAATCAATTTGTACGGTTTTCCCGACGGTGATACTGTAGCAATCTTACTCTCACGTGTGCGatgccgatttttttttttttttgaccaaccAACATGTAACCCCTCTTTCGCAATACCGTCAGTTATCACACCGGTGTATTCTTAACGAGTATTCTAACCTTTCTTGCGTGGAAATCTAAATCTGTCTCGCGATCAAAGGCGCTTTACTCCGTGGCGGTGAAGGGTTGGATTTTACACGTACGCGTGGTGCGAAATAACAaatgatatttcaattaaattcttGAATCTTATACGGATTTTGATGTTGAAACCGGCAGAGATGACGTTCTGCTAGGTTTCACACTTCCGAAGCGGTAAATTGGAGCCACTGTACagcattttattacattttatttcagcaGCATGGTCGCGCGATTCTCGGGCCGAAATGGTGCTTTATGATTGGCCACCACTGAcacacatatgtgtatatactaCTCACTGATAtatagtgtatatatatatcagtgaTACTACTGGATAGCCGATTGCTTGTGTGCAAAGGCTTAGGAACGGCTTAGGTGCCGAACTGACGTTTCCTCTGAGTGACATGAGTACCAAAGGTGCTTCAGCGTCGCTGGATTAAAGATCGAAGGATACTAAAAAATCCACAATGTAACAGTTTATTCAAACTGTCGTTAATAGTTAATTAAGTAATGCTACGTGTTGTATGTACTATGTGCAATATATGCGTCTGTAAAGCGACTCGCATAAAAATGAACCTAAACATTAAGCGAACGTACGACTGAACCAAGAGATAAACTTATAAactgatatatgtatacctaattGACAATGAGAGATGCGGACCAAAGGTCTACTCTTCTTTCTCATTTGCATTGTCGGCAGTAGTATTCTTTTCGTCGCTCTCAGTAATCAGCGACCATCGATACAAACTTTAGTCACCGAAACACACAAACAACTACGAAGTTTTCAGGTAGGCAAAAATTGCGATAGCCTGGTAAGTTTTAATGAATATCATTGTAAACAGTAACTGTGATTCAATCGTTTGTTCATTATATTCAAACATGATTTTATTAATCCCAGGAAAACTTGAAAGATGTGGAAGAAAAACGGCTGGTTACTGATTCGAAGTATCTTGTATTGCTTGGCTTGGACCATGAAATCAACACTACTCCAATTGTGCCCAGTCAAAACGTAACCATTGTTACACTGCTGCGTCCTGGTAGCGAGCAGCAAATATATGGTTTCGTCAAAAATGTTACCCactttttgccaaattacaaTATCGTGATATACAGTGTTGGACTGAATGATGAGGTATTACTGAATGCTAAGTCAACTTGCAACAGCAGCAAGTGTAGCGTAGTCCAGTTTGATTTGAGCCCTTACCCCGCTCATACAGAAGACGATAGATTGCACGTTTACAGGCCTTTGGTTAtacaggtgaaaatattttaccctCTTAATTCCGTGAacctttctttattttcaatgttaaTTAACTTATTCGTCTTATTTCTAGACAGCCCTAAATACACttggaaatatattttacatggATTCAAATGTGCGTTTGAATTCGTCCGAGATATCAGCGTATTTGTTTCCAAAATATGGGTTTCTCACATGGCCAACAAAACACGCAACAAGTTCCTTGACCCATCCAAAGATGTACGAGTATTTTCATGCCTCTGCTGAAAGCTTCTTTTTCCTACCTTTGATAAGGGCTTCGTACTTAGTTATTAGTAACACCAGAAAAATAAGGGAAAATGTGATGTTACCATGGGTACAGTGTGCTTTAACAAGGGACTGCATATGCCCCATAGGtctgtattatataaatgATTCTTTGTGGTGCAGAAGTTAATGTCTGATTTTTCAGTGCAATTAAACACGTTCTTTCCATCTTCTAGGTGCTCAATCAGCTGGCTGTAGATTCAATAAAAAGCCCCAGTATCGTTACTCCGGTTGTCACGCGTACGACACATCAGCATTGAACATAGTGCTTGGgctttattttaaatttgatgATACTTGTTACATCCATCAAAGTAAAAAgacttttttcaacacaatCCAATCAGAAGAAGTCATAGAGGAATATTTGGCGATAACAAAACAGAACAATGTTACAGAAAGTAATATCAAAAACTTCATTTCTACCGAGCattaacatatt is a window encoding:
- the LOC124299012 gene encoding uncharacterized protein C1orf158 homolog — its product is MEAMNFKPEGSVISIHPLIITKKDSNRVPKISERIYRPGVLEGNWFEDSVPVTPVAKDQWASLYETSYRPYKTELLTRPKFEAWKQRISTQGIGARLLIDHHGTKYHNNWTTTNDLSFKILPQGQDRPLRRTFSARCKEWLPAQDYAKVYGNMTKYGLAEFMRHKWFIESKPTRPWRTNYQDDFPNYENASSVR
- the LOC124298998 gene encoding uncharacterized protein LOC124298998, producing the protein MYLDDYFVLTSFAGVFFTLIITCLTVIQKLKNRWPVKVNCWFCNNDSKICRQQRDWWLCPFCEQHNGFTENGDYNYDIPEQHKGLTKNSVRYCELSTQKESSKKSSLCSRCNRNEEIKMLHLANFEPSSNKKYDHELAVLKHKLEEKYKLCQKCSKVVEGVLSKQALWLLQYKMAFFKNKPIQHIINNARKWERVFRILLTILNSAMLFDATFWPLPIAGLLLQLGACITTPANKKNLDTLIAFFWIFIIILMPFSELKLLKIHLKNEYFTVEYITQFHVIMGLTVIIGFMNLRSSSFTVPVKSNVALKKLESPNSKKIQPECVGTTAARMTPFVEEKCIKNENVDIKQCRSPVNITNLLMTPVSVETPMPIKPTIFMQDSATFRHDSIGKTSSSKIYRAQQYSSTSNLNGSSIKSLDDKNSLNESLSTLSSLSLSNSDRKQLSKTPKIFQTKVYDSPSPDLFSKMNRSPNRKFFLSPPKLKSVTQTSWVAGGYWQAGMNAATLSRSSSQSSGFGSTGSNFVPSREPSIYNDLDRYSAVSDMTQCCHMSRHNSINSITSCCRQDSAFLFQRPDSPVFSQFPKIPQDTNLIQNSGPSQNFHTSNLFQNHPSVANGNHNNNNNNSNNHNHIQDVPMQTIHTTVLTSPVWLPALLCGSLIFNMVVLCTTLLR
- the LOC124299011 gene encoding uncharacterized protein LOC124299011; its protein translation is MRTKGLLFFLICIVGSSILFVALSNQRPSIQTLVTETHKQLRSFQENLKDVEEKRLVTDSKYLVLLGLDHEINTTPIVPSQNVTIVTLLRPGSEQQIYGFVKNVTHFLPNYNIVIYSVGLNDEVLLNAKSTCNSSKCSVVQFDLSPYPAHTEDDRLHVYRPLVIQTALNTLGNIFYMDSNVRLNSSEISAYLFPKYGFLTWPTKHATSSLTHPKMYEYFHASAESFFFLPLIRASYLVISNTRKIRENVMLPWVQCALTRDCICPIGAQSAGCRFNKKPQYRYSGCHAYDTSALNIVLGLYFKFDDTCYIHQSKKTFFNTIQSEEVIEEYLAITKQNNVTESNIKNFISTEH